In Phormidium ambiguum IAM M-71, a single genomic region encodes these proteins:
- a CDS encoding adenylate/guanylate cyclase domain-containing protein encodes MTELKLCIYLDNQEKIVLVDRDEFTIGRLPENNLHLPYFGISRCHARIVKQGEGKWFIEDMGSKNGTYLNERILNSLEKLAHNDLIKLGNIDARVILNDSTLPRVRKLNQPEMEEGITIVRNVNDLKEQWIQADNLADKVKRQETSIARLKDLVDIAQNLNSAESIEEIFLAVKKVVFRYIENTERLALLIVDCETGNLKLFNGAIKEIPHPQSLPQDGSWISRSICQTVYSEKIAIQTANAQLDERFGNEISIITKDIHSVMAVPLWDESKVVGVLYADGHIPISESIQQKDEDLSFFSTLANLVASSVQRWLLTRQLRNEEKIRHRLERYHSPAVVQQMMNAGNLSDTRLTPKESEISIMFADIVGFTALSEKLTPAKISELLNAFFEEMLQEVFAEGGTLDKFIGDCIMAFFGAPEPQHDHAERAFRAGKGMLDRLARMNTNKVLFHPLELRIAINSGKAVVGDVGSTLRVDYTVLGSTINLASRMESICPPGKLIVSNPTYKMLQPSQRLELEEMGEYRFKGIDQPIPIYVISKDLINAK; translated from the coding sequence ATGACAGAGCTTAAGCTGTGTATCTACCTGGATAATCAGGAAAAAATAGTATTAGTCGATCGAGATGAATTTACTATAGGACGTTTACCAGAAAATAATTTACATTTGCCATATTTTGGGATTTCTCGATGTCATGCGCGAATCGTTAAGCAAGGCGAAGGGAAATGGTTTATTGAAGATATGGGAAGTAAAAATGGTACTTATTTAAATGAAAGAATTTTGAATTCTCTCGAAAAGTTAGCTCATAATGATTTAATAAAATTAGGAAATATTGATGCCAGAGTTATTTTAAATGATTCAACTTTGCCCAGAGTCAGAAAGCTCAACCAACCGGAAATGGAAGAAGGAATAACTATTGTACGCAATGTTAATGATTTAAAAGAACAATGGATACAAGCAGATAATTTAGCTGATAAAGTTAAGCGACAAGAAACTTCGATCGCCAGATTAAAGGATTTAGTTGATATTGCCCAAAATTTAAACTCGGCGGAATCGATCGAAGAAATATTTCTAGCTGTTAAAAAAGTAGTTTTCCGTTATATTGAAAATACAGAAAGGTTAGCTTTATTAATTGTAGATTGTGAAACAGGAAACTTAAAATTGTTCAACGGAGCCATTAAAGAAATTCCCCATCCTCAGTCTTTACCTCAAGATGGAAGTTGGATTAGTCGCAGTATATGTCAAACAGTATATTCCGAAAAAATAGCTATTCAAACAGCTAATGCCCAACTTGATGAAAGATTCGGTAATGAAATCAGTATCATCACTAAAGATATTCATAGTGTAATGGCTGTTCCCTTATGGGATGAAAGTAAAGTTGTCGGAGTTTTATATGCGGATGGACATATTCCTATCAGCGAATCAATTCAACAGAAAGATGAAGATTTAAGTTTTTTTTCTACATTAGCTAACTTAGTAGCTTCTAGCGTTCAAAGATGGTTATTAACTCGACAATTAAGAAATGAAGAAAAAATTCGTCATCGTTTGGAACGGTATCATTCTCCAGCAGTAGTACAACAGATGATGAATGCAGGTAATTTATCAGACACTCGACTCACTCCTAAAGAAAGCGAAATTAGCATTATGTTTGCTGATATCGTTGGTTTTACAGCACTTTCAGAAAAGTTAACTCCAGCAAAAATTTCTGAGTTACTCAATGCTTTTTTTGAGGAAATGTTGCAGGAAGTGTTTGCCGAAGGTGGAACTTTAGATAAGTTTATTGGAGATTGTATTATGGCATTTTTTGGCGCACCAGAACCGCAGCACGATCATGCGGAACGAGCGTTTAGAGCAGGTAAAGGAATGCTCGATCGTTTAGCAAGAATGAATACAAATAAAGTATTGTTTCATCCTTTAGAATTAAGAATTGCCATTAACAGCGGGAAAGCTGTAGTCGGAGACGTAGGTAGCACATTACGGGTGGATTACACTGTTTTAGGCTCGACAATTAATTTAGCTTCGCGGATGGAATCAATCTGTCCTCCAGGCAAATTAATTGTGAGTAATCCTACATATAAAATGTTGCAACCTTCCCAACGTTTAGAGTTAGAAGAAATGGGCGAATATCGATTTAAAGGTATCGACCAACCAATTCCAATTTATGTAATTTCTAAAGATTTGATTAATGCTAAATAA
- a CDS encoding PAS domain S-box protein translates to MLQLPPNTDFELLVNYFPANLLSLVILFILIRRTGQLINTIKEKYPEQMIIQKDQQSELYLSQNQERLQLIMEASNDGMWDWDIENNTLFWSDKLFNLLDLTPGSYQPTIKKFYQLIHPEDYIKVTQEIQQHLQLNQPYKCEMRLKKADGSYGWFLGQGKAVRDANGFPLRMVGSMTDISDRKQIEEKLRQSEQKFRSIFDNVSVGMALVNVDGYVILANEADCKFLGYSQEEINGMHFTEFIHPEDLAIDMDLYDLLLTGKINSYVIDKRCIRKNKTVVWGRLTISLIRDRDGSILNIVVVSEDITVRKQAEEALRESEAKLAAAQRVARIGNWELDIVTKKIVGSAELFRIFGFSDDRKEYDYQELFQICFPEDQERLKQAITNGIYQGQSFEIDFKAVRKDGLVTYNQARGEAVFNSQGQVIRLFGTVQDITERKQLEELLQSQVQKEEALNRVIQIIRNSLDLSTIFSTAAIDIGELLEVEQVVITQFLPDQQVWIPVAEYRHNSKINTLLKQKIPDRDNPIASQLKNLKIVQLNNASLCEDEINQNLAQSFPGAWLLIPLHFNSVTWGSLTLLKPQQYSWQETEIEIAKEIADQLAMAIYQSELYHQVQTANEELKKLAIIDGLTQIANRRRFDEYLNLEWLRLRRERAKLSLILFDIDYFKLYNDTYGHLAGDDCLRQVAIAISDVSRRPADLFARYGGEEFAMILPYTDLSGATHLAEVIRLAIHCLKIPHHQSLVSNYITVSLGVACMIPSMELSPQDLINAADRALYTAKQEGRDRVSFA, encoded by the coding sequence ATGTTACAATTGCCGCCAAATACTGATTTTGAGTTATTGGTTAATTATTTTCCCGCAAATTTACTGAGTTTAGTTATTCTTTTTATACTGATTCGGCGTACTGGTCAGTTAATTAATACAATAAAAGAAAAGTATCCTGAGCAAATGATAATCCAGAAAGATCAACAATCGGAACTATATCTGTCCCAAAATCAGGAGAGATTACAGCTAATCATGGAGGCTAGTAATGATGGAATGTGGGATTGGGATATAGAAAATAATACTTTATTTTGGTCAGATAAGCTGTTTAATTTACTTGATTTAACGCCTGGAAGTTATCAGCCAACTATAAAAAAATTTTATCAATTAATTCATCCAGAAGATTATATAAAAGTAACTCAAGAAATTCAACAGCATTTGCAATTGAATCAACCATATAAATGTGAAATGCGCTTAAAAAAAGCCGATGGTAGTTATGGTTGGTTTCTAGGTCAAGGTAAAGCAGTAAGAGATGCTAATGGTTTTCCTTTGCGGATGGTTGGCTCAATGACTGATATTAGCGATCGCAAACAAATAGAAGAAAAATTGCGCCAAAGCGAACAAAAATTTCGTTCGATTTTTGATAACGTTTCAGTCGGAATGGCATTAGTTAATGTTGATGGATATGTAATCTTAGCTAACGAAGCAGATTGTAAATTTCTTGGCTACAGCCAAGAAGAAATCAATGGGATGCACTTTACGGAATTTATCCACCCTGAAGATTTAGCAATAGATATGGATTTGTACGACTTATTATTGACAGGAAAAATAAATAGTTATGTAATTGATAAACGTTGTATTCGTAAGAATAAAACAGTTGTTTGGGGACGCTTAACAATATCTTTAATTAGAGATAGAGATGGTTCTATTTTAAATATAGTAGTTGTTTCTGAGGATATTACTGTTCGTAAGCAAGCTGAGGAAGCGCTACGGGAAAGTGAAGCTAAACTTGCAGCAGCACAAAGAGTTGCTCGCATAGGTAATTGGGAATTAGATATAGTAACTAAAAAAATTGTTGGTTCCGCCGAATTATTCCGCATTTTTGGCTTTTCTGACGATCGCAAAGAATATGATTATCAAGAACTGTTCCAAATTTGTTTTCCTGAAGATCAAGAAAGACTAAAGCAAGCAATTACCAATGGAATTTATCAGGGACAGTCTTTTGAAATTGATTTCAAAGCCGTGCGTAAAGATGGTTTAGTAACATACAATCAAGCTAGGGGAGAAGCAGTTTTTAATAGTCAAGGGCAAGTAATTAGATTGTTTGGTACAGTTCAAGATATTACTGAACGTAAACAGCTAGAAGAATTACTCCAATCACAAGTGCAAAAAGAAGAAGCATTAAATCGAGTTATTCAAATAATTCGTAATTCCTTGGATTTATCAACTATTTTTTCTACAGCAGCGATCGATATTGGTGAACTTTTAGAAGTCGAGCAAGTGGTAATTACTCAATTTTTGCCAGATCAACAAGTTTGGATACCAGTTGCAGAATATCGGCATAATTCTAAGATTAATACTTTATTGAAGCAAAAAATTCCCGATCGGGATAATCCAATTGCTTCACAACTCAAAAATTTAAAAATTGTCCAATTAAACAATGCTAGTCTTTGTGAAGATGAGATTAATCAGAATTTAGCGCAAAGTTTTCCTGGTGCTTGGTTATTGATTCCGCTACATTTTAATTCTGTGACTTGGGGTAGTCTTACTCTTTTAAAACCTCAACAATACTCGTGGCAAGAAACAGAGATCGAAATAGCTAAAGAAATAGCCGATCAATTAGCAATGGCTATTTATCAATCAGAACTTTATCATCAAGTGCAAACTGCAAATGAAGAATTAAAAAAATTAGCTATTATTGATGGTTTAACTCAAATAGCTAATCGTCGTCGATTTGACGAATATCTTAATTTAGAATGGTTGCGCCTCCGAAGGGAAAGAGCTAAATTATCATTAATTTTGTTTGATATTGATTATTTTAAATTGTATAACGATACCTATGGTCATTTAGCTGGAGATGATTGTTTACGCCAAGTAGCAATAGCGATTAGTGATGTTTCTCGTCGTCCAGCTGACTTATTTGCACGATATGGTGGCGAGGAGTTTGCCATGATACTTCCTTACACAGATTTGTCAGGTGCAACTCATTTAGCAGAGGTGATTCGTCTGGCGATTCATTGTTTAAAAATTCCTCATCATCAATCTTTAGTAAGTAACTATATTACAGTTAGTTTAGGAGTTGCTTGTATGATTCCTAGTATGGAACTATCACCGCAAGACTTAATTAATGCGGCAGATCGAGCACTTTATACTGCTAAACAGGAAGGGCGCGATCGCGTATCTTTTGCTTAA